DNA sequence from the Acidobacteriota bacterium genome:
TCGACGCGCTCTACGCCTTCACCGAATGCGAAACCGCGCTGACCTCCTACTGCAACGTCATTTTCGAAGGCAAGCCGCGCACCATGACGGTTTCGGAGATGCTGACCGAGAACGCCGAGCGGACGCGGGCCTTGCTGCGCCGCGACCTGGACGTACAGCGGGAACGGCTGGAGGTGCGATGGCACCACAAGAGCCTGGTGCAGATCTTCGTCGAAAACCGCATCTACCTGCGCATCGAAAAGTGCAAGACCTGGGAGTCGGTGCTGGAAGAGATCGACAAGGGACTGGAACCCCACAGGGACAAGCTTCGGCGCCAAGTCACCCGCGATGACCTGGAGATGCTTACCGAGGTCAAGATCCGGCGTATCAGCGCCTGGGACGCCGAAAAGGCCCGCGAAGAGTTGCTGGCCATCGACGAGGAACTCGAGCAGGTCAAGAAGCACCTGCGCAACGTGACCCAATACACGATCGACTACTTCGATCACCTGCTGGAGAAATACGGTCAGGGACGGGAGCGCAAGACCGCGCTGGAGAGTTTCGAGACCGTTCAGGCGGTGGAAGTCGTAGAGCGGTTGGAAAAACTCTATGTCGACCGCAAGGGCGGATTCATCGGAACCGACATGAAAGGCCAGGAGGAGGTGGGGCCCTGCGCCAACCTCGACGACGTGATGGCGGTGCTCGAAGACGGCTCGCTGATCATCTCCAAGGTTGCGGCCAGGAAATACGTGGGCGAAAGCATCCTTCACGTACAGGTTTTCACGCCTGAAGACAAGGACAAGGTGTTCAACATGGTCTACTTCGACCCCAAGTCGGGCAACACCTACCTGAAGCGCTTCACCACTGGAGGCGTCACCCGCGACCGGGTCTACCCTCTGGGCAAGAGCAAGAAATCCCAGGTGCTCTTCTTCGCGCCTGCCGAAGAGAGCCGCTACCTCTTCATCAAGCTGAAGAAGAAGCCCCGCATCAAGACCGAACTCTACGAAGATTTCGAAGAATACCTGGTCAAGGGCCGAGGAGCCGCCGGCAACATCGTCACCAAGCACGCTCCCCTGCGCGCCGAGGCCATCACCGAGCGCATCTACTGCAACCGCACGGGCGCCGATCCCGAGGAGTTGGCCGAACTCACCGAAGAAGAGGACGCTTCTCAGGACGGCGACGAGGAATCCCCCGCCAAACCGCCCTCAAAGGACCAAAAGAAGCTCTTCGACGATGATGGTGACTAGGCCTGCTGGGGCTGATCGGCGATCACTTCACGCAGGGGCTTGAGTCCGTCCGAAGTGCGGATATGCAGGTCCCTCTGCGGAAAGGGAATCTCGATGTCGGCTTGGCGGAAAGCCTCGTCGATGGCGAAGTTGAGGTCGCTGGTAATGCGGAAATGACCGCTGGGCTGATCGGTCCAGGCGTGCAATTGAAAGTTGAGCGAGGAATCGCCGAATTCGGCGAATCGCACTTGCGGTTGAGGTTGCGCCAGCACCTCCTCGTTCTGCTCGGCCACCTCCAGCAGGATGTCCTTGACCTGGGACGTATCGCTGCCGTAAGCCACGCCGACCGGGACGCGCAGGCGCACCCGTTCGTCGCGGTGCGACCAGTTGATGACGGCGTCGTCGGTCAAGTCGGAATTGGGGACGATGACCGCGATGTTGTCGTTGGTGAGCACGCGGGTCACGCGGAAGTTGATGGAATCGACGCGGCCGCGCACGTCGTCCTCAGTGGTGATGTAGTCGTTGACTCTGACAGGGCGCTCCAGCAGCAGCACCAGGCCGGATACAAAGTCGGCCACCACGTCCTGCAGGCCGAATCCGATGCCGATGCCGAGAGTACCGGCGACCACCATCAGGGCGGTCAGTTCGATTCCCAGGGCCTGAAGTCCGACCATCAACCCCACCACCCAGACCACGTACTGGGACAAACGGGCCAGGGTATAGCGGGGTCCTTCGTCGATCTTGGAGAAGCGTCTTCGGATCAGTCCCTTGACGAAGCTGCCCAGGAAGACGGTCAAGACCAGAGTCAACAGGAAGACGGCCAGTCCGCCCACGGTGATCTGGTTGCCGCTGACTGTGAAGAGTTGGAAGTTGCCCACCGATTGAATCGACTGAATCCATTCTTGCATGAAGGAAGTTCCTTTCTATTTTCAACCCGGAAGCGGCCGCACAGAGCCATTCTACGCAACACCGGTGCCAGGTCTGGCAGGCTATTAGGCGCCATTTTTCCGCCGTCCCGGCGCCAGGGTGGGGTGGATTTCTCTAGGGAAGGTTTCCCTAGTTCCTCTCTGATCTGAAGGCGGCCTGGGGCAGGCCTGCCTTGCAAGAGTGGAACGTGCCTTGCTTTCTTGAAGAAAGCGACGGTTGCTCTCTGCCTCGGGGAATCCTGTTGCGGAGGCGCCCACGGAGGGACCATGGACCGAGTCAGCGAATACATCAGAGCGAAAAATGCCCGCCTGGATGAATGGGAGGAAGACATCGCCCGCATGAAGAAGGAGGCAGGCGAGGAGGGAGTCGAGCGGCGCGTTCGAGCTCAGATCGACTCCTTGGAACGGCGAGAACGAGCCGTTCGCGACATGGTCGAGTCCTTGAGAGAAGTCAGTGACGAAGAGGTCAAGGCTGTGAGATCCGGAGTCGAACAAGCCTGGAGCCAGCTTCGTGAATCCTTGCAGGAGGCCTCTCGCACCCTTTCCGATTAGCCTCTCCGCCATCTCGGGAGGCTGTTTATTCAAGACGCGCTCAGTCCGGTATAGTACGCTCGATGGCCAAACTTCGAGTCTTGATCGCCGAGCCTGAAAACTCGTTGGCGCACGAGTTGGAGAAAAAGATCGGAATGTGGGGCTACTCCGTGCGCGCAGTCGATTCGTCACAAGCCTTGGAGAAGGCCCTGCAAGCTTTTTCACCCGACATCGTGATGATTCGCCGCCAGTTTTCGGGCTGGCCACCTGGAAGATTGATCGAGGAGGCAGGCTCGGGGCTGCAGAAGCGCCGGTCGGTGGTGGTCCTGACCGAGGAGGACCATATCGATGACGCCGTGGAAACCGTCAAAGCCGGGGCCGCCGACTACGTCGTGCTTCCGGTCGATTGGGACCCCTTGCGCGATCAGTTGGAGCGGGTGGGCAAGGAAATCGAGTTGCGCCAATCGGTGGCTCGTCTCGCTTCCAAACTGGGACCGCAGACCCTCTTCGGACCTTTCGTGGGCGCCAGCAAGGCCATGCGCGAGGTCTACGACTTGGTCAAGGTCCTGGCCGCCAACGACACCTCGGTGCTCATCACGGGAGAGAGCGGGACGGGAAAAGAACTGGTGGCTCAGACCATTCACAAGATGAGCGCCCGCAGCGAAGGGCCATTGATCACCATCAATTGCGCAGCCTTCCCGCGGGATCTGATCGAGAGTCAGATTTTCGGTCACGTGAAAGGAGCCTTCACGGGAGCCAACGAATCCCGGGCCGGCTGTTTCGAGATGGCTGACGGAGGCATTCTCTTCCTCGACGAGATTGCTGAGATGCCGACATCCCTTC
Encoded proteins:
- a CDS encoding DNA gyrase/topoisomerase IV subunit A, with the translated sequence MAKKKQTQPVPELPQPREDLRVPETYEGYFLQYASYVITDRAIPDLADGLKPVQRRILHSLFENEDGRYNKVANIVGHCMKYHPHGDASIYAALVGMGQRGLLIDTQGNWGDPVTNDPAAAARYIEARLTPFAKEVVFAPHLTDYQRSYDGRNKEPVCLPVRFPLLLASGTEGIAVGLSTRILPHNFIELLEAQKACLRGQDFQVFPDFPTGGLADVSAYQDGAPGSRVRVRARMEEGPGKAIVIREIPYGTTTEALIDSILAANDKGKIKVSKVDDNTAADVEIVVTFQRGYDMDKAIDALYAFTECETALTSYCNVIFEGKPRTMTVSEMLTENAERTRALLRRDLDVQRERLEVRWHHKSLVQIFVENRIYLRIEKCKTWESVLEEIDKGLEPHRDKLRRQVTRDDLEMLTEVKIRRISAWDAEKAREELLAIDEELEQVKKHLRNVTQYTIDYFDHLLEKYGQGRERKTALESFETVQAVEVVERLEKLYVDRKGGFIGTDMKGQEEVGPCANLDDVMAVLEDGSLIISKVAARKYVGESILHVQVFTPEDKDKVFNMVYFDPKSGNTYLKRFTTGGVTRDRVYPLGKSKKSQVLFFAPAEESRYLFIKLKKKPRIKTELYEDFEEYLVKGRGAAGNIVTKHAPLRAEAITERIYCNRTGADPEELAELTEEEDASQDGDEESPAKPPSKDQKKLFDDDGD
- a CDS encoding mechanosensitive ion channel domain-containing protein, with product MQEWIQSIQSVGNFQLFTVSGNQITVGGLAVFLLTLVLTVFLGSFVKGLIRRRFSKIDEGPRYTLARLSQYVVWVVGLMVGLQALGIELTALMVVAGTLGIGIGFGLQDVVADFVSGLVLLLERPVRVNDYITTEDDVRGRVDSINFRVTRVLTNDNIAVIVPNSDLTDDAVINWSHRDERVRLRVPVGVAYGSDTSQVKDILLEVAEQNEEVLAQPQPQVRFAEFGDSSLNFQLHAWTDQPSGHFRITSDLNFAIDEAFRQADIEIPFPQRDLHIRTSDGLKPLREVIADQPQQA
- a CDS encoding sigma-54 dependent transcriptional regulator, with protein sequence MAKLRVLIAEPENSLAHELEKKIGMWGYSVRAVDSSQALEKALQAFSPDIVMIRRQFSGWPPGRLIEEAGSGLQKRRSVVVLTEEDHIDDAVETVKAGAADYVVLPVDWDPLRDQLERVGKEIELRQSVARLASKLGPQTLFGPFVGASKAMREVYDLVKVLAANDTSVLITGESGTGKELVAQTIHKMSARSEGPLITINCAAFPRDLIESQIFGHVKGAFTGANESRAGCFEMADGGILFLDEIAEMPTSLQPKLLRVLETGRVRRLGGKKEKSFDVRLLAATNRPVKKVLKEGRLREDLFFRINVFNVHLPPLRRRKGDIALLAQFFVQGFNRKHGFQVEGLDGDTLRRLKHHDWPGNVRELKNVVERAVVMTRRGFIQPSQLPPALRGALSSGRDESEDAAVIPVGTTLADAEKEVLRKTLAKTGGNKSETARILQVDVKTVRSKIKKYGL